The DNA window CTCGTTCGACGCGGCCACGGGGCGCAAGGTGCTGGCCAATTCGCTGGGGTTCCTCGGCGAGTACGCCCGCTCGCACTGTTCGGTGGCAGCGGTGCCGGTGGCGCGTGACGAGAACGGCGCCATGCAGCGCGACTACTGGTACTCGATGGCCCGCAGCCTGTCGCGGCTGGAATCGCCGGAGGAGGTCGGGCGGATCGCAGCCGAGCGCACCGTCCGCCGCCTGGGCGCGCGCAAAGTGAAGAGCGCCAAGGTGCCGATCGTGCTCGATCCGCTGGTGGCGCGCTCCATCCTGAGCAACATCTTCGAAGGCGTGAACGGCGATTCCATCTACCGCCAGGCGTCATTCCTCGCCGGGAAGCTGGGCGAGCCGGTGGCCGGCGAGAACGTCACCGTCATCGACGACGGCACCATGCGCGGCGGGTTTGGCACCACCCCCTTCGACGGCGAGGGGGTCCCGACGCAACGCACCACGGTGATCGAGCGCGGGGTGCTCAAGTCCTACCTGCTGAACACCTATACGGCCAAGAAACTGGGGTTGAAGACCACCGGCAACGCGTCGCGCGGGCTGGCGGGCAATCCCGGCATCGGGGTCGGCAACTTCTTTCTCCAGCCGGGGAGCAGAAGCCCGAAAGAGATCATCGGCGAGATCAGGGACGGACTGTACGTGACCGAGTTCCTGGGCTTCGGGGTAAACCTGGTGACCGGCGACTTCTCGCGCGGCGCGGGCGGGCTGTGGATCGTGAACGGCGAGCTGGGTTACCCGGTGGAGGAGATCACCGTCGCCGGCAACCTGAAGGACATGCTGCGGAACATCAGCCAGATCGGCAACGACCTGGTCTTTCGCGGCGCGGTGGCCGCGCCGACCATCCGCATCGACGGCCTGACCGTCGCAGGGGAATAAGGCAGACGCCCTGACGGGCGTCTCTACCGGTCATCTTCGAGTAGTAGAATTCCTCGCATGGCGGAACCGCAGCCACCGCTTCCGTATCAGCCGGAACAGGGCGAGACGGCCTGGGTGCCGATCGGCATCGGCGCAGCCATCATGGTCCTCGCGATAGTGGCCGTGGTGGTGCTGGGGCGCTCCAAGCCCACGGGACAGGCCGGGGTGGATCCTTACGCGGCCAAGCTGGCCATCTCCGACCTGAAGATGAGCGCGGCGGAGAACTTCGTCGGCGGCACCGTCAGCTACCTGGAAGGGAAGATCACCAACAACGGCGACC is part of the Terriglobales bacterium genome and encodes:
- a CDS encoding TldD/PmbA family protein, which codes for MKSETDLRELAQEVVRRAMQGGASAAECVVREGDEFSTVVRLGVVETLKEAGAKSMGLRVFFGQRAASTHTSDFTAGGIDTLVKGALQLAKITSEDPHAGLPLAEQLGQVPGDLDLYYDDVYSLPGEERIAYARRAEAAAMKADPRIQNSEGGSFDAATGRKVLANSLGFLGEYARSHCSVAAVPVARDENGAMQRDYWYSMARSLSRLESPEEVGRIAAERTVRRLGARKVKSAKVPIVLDPLVARSILSNIFEGVNGDSIYRQASFLAGKLGEPVAGENVTVIDDGTMRGGFGTTPFDGEGVPTQRTTVIERGVLKSYLLNTYTAKKLGLKTTGNASRGLAGNPGIGVGNFFLQPGSRSPKEIIGEIRDGLYVTEFLGFGVNLVTGDFSRGAGGLWIVNGELGYPVEEITVAGNLKDMLRNISQIGNDLVFRGAVAAPTIRIDGLTVAGE